A single region of the Polymorphum gilvum SL003B-26A1 genome encodes:
- a CDS encoding phospholipase D family protein encodes MTIRLVDKDWAREFAEAAAKGGGDLRIVSPFIKAGVLYRLPLAAPGVARVITRFNLADFAEGVSDIAALRALLEAGVSVRGVRNLHAKLYVFADRAIVTSANLTEAALSRNLEFGFVSADAGVLETCRAYFDDLWARCGPDLTAGMLERWEPIMSRHRLSHGQPIRQEKLADFGVDVGFASPLAWATLPLVAEAAQAFVKFLGVSSDRFALSYPTAELVRRANCHRLLAYPAAKRPTGVREGAVMYIGRLTRDPNGKNDIHVFGRAIAVRHEPGRDDATDKEIARQPWLATWPRFVRVHHAEILAGSLANGISLNDLMDHLGPNSFAPTKRNVSRGSGNTDPRRAYRQQPAVEVSAEGRAWLDERFQAALETHGIIPKADLEALDWSHGA; translated from the coding sequence ATGACGATCCGGCTGGTCGACAAGGACTGGGCACGCGAATTCGCCGAGGCGGCTGCCAAGGGCGGCGGCGACCTGCGGATCGTCTCCCCCTTCATCAAGGCCGGGGTGCTTTATCGCCTGCCGCTGGCGGCTCCGGGCGTCGCCAGGGTGATCACGCGGTTCAATCTCGCGGATTTCGCGGAAGGGGTCAGCGACATCGCCGCCCTTCGTGCCCTACTGGAAGCCGGCGTGTCTGTGCGTGGCGTCCGTAACCTGCATGCCAAGCTCTATGTCTTTGCAGACCGGGCAATCGTCACGTCGGCCAATCTGACCGAAGCCGCGCTGAGCCGGAATCTGGAATTCGGCTTCGTGTCCGCGGATGCCGGTGTCCTGGAAACCTGCAGGGCGTATTTCGACGATCTTTGGGCGCGCTGCGGACCTGATCTGACCGCCGGGATGCTGGAGCGATGGGAGCCTATCATGAGCCGGCATCGCCTGTCACACGGACAGCCAATCCGCCAGGAGAAGCTTGCAGATTTCGGCGTCGACGTAGGGTTTGCGAGTCCTCTGGCTTGGGCGACCTTGCCGCTCGTCGCCGAGGCCGCCCAGGCATTCGTGAAATTCCTTGGTGTCAGCAGCGACCGGTTTGCGCTGTCTTATCCGACCGCCGAACTGGTCCGACGGGCGAACTGTCATCGCCTTTTGGCTTATCCGGCGGCAAAGCGGCCTACGGGCGTTCGAGAGGGCGCGGTCATGTACATCGGCCGGTTGACGCGCGATCCGAACGGCAAAAACGACATACACGTGTTCGGCCGGGCTATTGCGGTGCGGCATGAACCGGGACGCGACGATGCGACCGATAAGGAGATCGCGCGTCAGCCTTGGCTGGCGACTTGGCCGAGGTTCGTTCGCGTGCATCATGCAGAGATCCTGGCGGGATCGCTTGCGAACGGCATTTCTCTGAATGACCTGATGGATCACTTAGGCCCGAACTCCTTCGCGCCGACAAAGCGCAATGTTTCCCGGGGAAGCGGGAACACCGATCCGCGCAGGGCCTATCGCCAGCAACCGGCTGTCGAGGTGTCGGCTGAAGGTCGAGCGTGGCTCGACGAGCGGTTTCAGGCCGCTTTGGAGACTCACGGGATCATCCCGAAAGCCGATCTCGAAGCACTGGACTGGTCGCACGGGGCATGA
- a CDS encoding HupE/UreJ family protein, which translates to MTAFVKTRLFATPLARLGALVLATLAAAPASAHHMMDGEMPQTFVQGLLSGLGHPVIGIDHLAFVVAVGIAAGLLGRSLLLPAAFVVATVAGVVVHLQSVDLPLAELVIAASVLAVGALIVTGTALPRAGWAALFALAGLFHGYAYGESIVGAEPAPLYAYFLGFAVIQTAIASLAMLLTAPRAAGQAGALMPRLVGAGVVGVGLSALSAQLFG; encoded by the coding sequence ATGACCGCTTTCGTCAAGACCCGTCTCTTCGCCACTCCGCTGGCGCGCCTCGGCGCCCTCGTCCTAGCCACGCTCGCCGCGGCGCCGGCCTCCGCCCATCACATGATGGACGGCGAGATGCCGCAGACCTTCGTCCAGGGACTGCTGTCGGGCCTCGGCCATCCGGTCATCGGCATTGACCATCTCGCCTTCGTCGTCGCCGTCGGCATCGCCGCCGGGCTGCTCGGCCGCAGCCTGCTGCTGCCGGCGGCCTTCGTCGTCGCGACCGTCGCCGGCGTCGTCGTGCATCTCCAGTCCGTCGACCTGCCGCTCGCCGAACTGGTCATCGCCGCCTCGGTGCTCGCCGTGGGCGCCCTTATCGTCACCGGCACCGCGCTGCCGCGCGCGGGCTGGGCGGCGCTGTTCGCGCTCGCCGGTCTGTTCCACGGCTATGCCTACGGCGAGTCCATCGTCGGCGCCGAGCCGGCGCCGCTCTACGCCTATTTCCTCGGCTTCGCCGTCATCCAGACCGCCATCGCCTCGCTCGCCATGCTGCTGACCGCGCCGCGCGCGGCCGGTCAGGCGGGAGCGCTGATGCCGCGGCTGGTCGGCGCCGGCGTCGTCGGCGTCGGCCTGTCGGCCCTGAGCGCGCAGCTGTTCGGCTGA
- the cobU gene encoding bifunctional adenosylcobinamide kinase/adenosylcobinamide-phosphate guanylyltransferase, protein MPSGAGAAAPAVLVTGGARSGKSRFAEDLVLASGLAPVYLATGAAGDGEMGERIADHRARRGPGWTTVEEGLELAATLAAEARPQCAVLVDCLTLWLSNLMLAGRDVPAEVAALCALVPRLAGPVVFVTNEVGLGIVPDNALARAFRDAQGRLNQDLARVCGRVVLVACGLPVLLKPTPAADMRL, encoded by the coding sequence ATGCCGAGCGGTGCCGGGGCAGCCGCCCCGGCCGTCCTCGTCACCGGCGGCGCGCGCTCGGGCAAGAGCCGGTTCGCCGAAGATCTGGTCCTGGCGAGCGGCCTTGCGCCGGTCTATCTCGCCACCGGCGCAGCCGGCGACGGCGAGATGGGCGAGCGCATTGCCGATCACCGCGCCCGTCGCGGGCCGGGGTGGACCACGGTCGAGGAGGGGCTCGAGCTTGCCGCGACGCTTGCCGCCGAGGCGCGGCCGCAGTGTGCCGTGCTGGTCGACTGCCTGACCCTGTGGCTCTCCAACCTGATGCTGGCCGGCCGCGACGTGCCGGCCGAGGTCGCCGCGCTGTGCGCGCTGGTGCCCCGGCTCGCCGGCCCGGTCGTCTTCGTCACCAACGAGGTCGGCCTCGGCATCGTCCCCGACAACGCCCTGGCGCGCGCCTTCCGCGACGCGCAGGGGCGGCTCAACCAGGACCTCGCACGGGTCTGCGGGCGCGTCGTCCTCGTCGCCTGCGGCCTGCCGGTCCTTCTCAAACCCACTCCCGCAGCGGACATGCGCCTATGA
- the cobW gene encoding cobalamin biosynthesis protein CobW: protein MTTASKIPATIVTGFLGAGKTTLIRNLIAHAGGRRIALIVNEFGDMGFDGALLDGCADPACAADEVVELTNGCICCTVADDFLPTMEKLLDRDTPPDHIVIETSGLALPQPLVRAFSWPGVKTRVTVDGVITVLDAAALAEGRIALDEAALAAQRAADAALDHDSPVEELFHDQLACADLVVLNKADLVGDEALERVRAHIAGDVRPTVHVVAAEKGFLPVDVLLGRGAAAEDDLAARHAHHHHHDHDDDDHDDDHDDDHDHDHHHHDDFESFILDVASFVSLKDAEARVLAAIARPGVLRIKGAVAVAGKPAPAMVQAVGPRVEAWFAAGAAAPGRLVVIGLKGLDRAGVESALAAAAA, encoded by the coding sequence ATGACCACGGCTTCCAAGATCCCCGCCACCATCGTCACCGGCTTCCTCGGGGCCGGCAAGACGACCCTCATCCGCAACCTCATCGCCCATGCCGGCGGCCGGCGCATCGCGCTGATCGTCAACGAATTCGGCGACATGGGCTTCGACGGCGCGCTGCTCGACGGCTGCGCCGATCCGGCCTGCGCCGCCGACGAGGTGGTCGAGCTGACCAACGGCTGCATCTGCTGCACCGTCGCCGACGACTTCCTGCCGACCATGGAGAAGCTGCTGGACCGCGACACGCCGCCCGACCACATCGTCATCGAGACCTCCGGCCTGGCGCTGCCGCAGCCGCTGGTGCGCGCCTTCTCCTGGCCGGGCGTGAAGACCCGCGTCACCGTCGATGGCGTCATCACCGTGCTCGACGCCGCAGCCCTCGCCGAGGGCCGCATCGCGCTCGACGAGGCGGCGCTTGCCGCCCAGCGCGCCGCCGACGCGGCGCTCGACCACGACAGCCCGGTCGAGGAGCTGTTCCACGACCAACTCGCCTGCGCCGACCTGGTCGTGCTCAACAAGGCCGACCTGGTCGGCGACGAGGCGCTGGAGCGCGTGCGCGCCCACATCGCCGGCGACGTGCGCCCGACGGTGCATGTCGTGGCGGCGGAAAAGGGCTTCCTGCCCGTCGACGTGCTGCTCGGGCGCGGCGCGGCGGCCGAGGACGATCTGGCCGCGCGCCACGCCCACCACCACCATCACGACCACGACGACGACGACCATGACGACGACCACGACGACGACCATGACCATGACCATCACCACCATGACGATTTCGAGAGCTTCATCCTCGACGTCGCGTCCTTCGTCTCGCTGAAGGACGCCGAGGCGCGCGTGCTCGCCGCCATAGCGCGGCCCGGCGTGCTCCGCATCAAGGGCGCGGTGGCGGTCGCCGGCAAGCCCGCGCCGGCCATGGTCCAGGCCGTCGGCCCGCGCGTCGAGGCCTGGTTCGCCGCCGGCGCGGCCGCTCCCGGCCGCCTGGTCGTCATCGGCCTCAAGGGGCTCGACCGCGCCGGCGTCGAATCCGCCCTCGCTGCTGCGGCGGCCTGA
- the cobN gene encoding cobaltochelatase subunit CobN produces MHILASRTGRIDDGGEAVDLGQDPADIVLLTAADTELAAFAAAQRRLGPGAASLRLASLMALAHPYSVDLYAEKTVAGSKLVVLRLLGGAAYFAYGLERLEEEARRSGVALLVVPGDDGWDEALARRSSVPVEAARRFWRYCVEGGAENHANALRHAAHLIGLGDAPPPPAPLPRAGLYLPGHGAPGLDDLAATWRDPARPLAAVVFYRALVQGGETAPVDALVAALDAAGVNALPVFVASLKEAESAAVLAGLMAAAPPDVVLNATAFAVGKAGAVHATTPLDAPGRPVLQVVFSSSSREGWADSDQGLSVRDLAMHVVLPEVDGRLTTRAVSFKEEGAFDPATQSAPMRFVGDAGRTAFVAEFAAAWARLARTPAAGRRVALVLANYPNRDGRLANGVGLDTPASCAALLTALAAAGYALESVPADGAALMARLGQGVTNALVGRDARRLCETLPLADYAAAFDTLPEAVRDAVTARWGRPEADPHVAGGAFRLALHRFGNAVVGIQPARGYNIDPKATYHDPDLVPPHHYFAFYVWLRRVFGAQAVVHLGKHGNLEWLPGKALALSETCYPEAVLGPLPNVYPFIVNDPGEGAQAKRRTAAVIVDHLTPPLTRAENHGVAGELETLLDEYYLAAGVDPRRLKVLTRDILDLAARAGLDADIGLDDAMDEATRLARLDAHLCDLKELQIRDGLHILGQSPDGDLLADLLVALVRVPRGSRPGDDSLQRAIARDLGLGGDVSNSTSPSSSRISSDAPSGMPMESAMFDPLDCDFSAPWSGPKPDLLAALSADPWRSAGDTVERIELLAQKLVSGEAKPDERWSATRAVLDEIETRLRPAVRACGPAETAAVLAALAGRFVAPGPSGAPTRGRPDVLPTGRNFYSVDVRAVPTETAWRIGEKSAALVAERYFQEEGEWPKALALTCWGTANMRTGGDDIAQALALIGARPVWEPGSGRVTGFEILPLAALGRPRIDVTLRVSGFFRDAFPHQIDLFDSAVRAVAGLNEPEAANPIAARVLMDRIKFERQDLDGEESARRAAFRVFGSKPGAYGAGLQALIDEGLWAERADFADAFLAWGGYAYGGGAGGAQARADLETRLAAVDVVLHNQDNREHDLLDSDDYYQFEGGLAATVETLKGAPPRVYHTDHSRPERPVVRALSEEIGRVVRGRAANPKWIAGVMRHGYKGAFEIAATLDYLFAFAATTRAVGDHHFDQLFDAYLEDAEVRAFLQAENPAAYGEILARFSEALRRGLWTPRRNSTHARLTDLIGKTEDPT; encoded by the coding sequence ATGCACATCCTGGCCAGCCGGACGGGGCGGATCGATGACGGCGGCGAGGCGGTCGACCTCGGCCAGGATCCGGCCGACATCGTGCTGCTGACGGCCGCTGACACGGAACTCGCCGCCTTCGCCGCCGCGCAGCGCCGGCTCGGACCGGGAGCGGCCAGCCTGCGGCTTGCCAGCCTGATGGCGCTCGCCCATCCCTATTCGGTCGACCTCTACGCCGAGAAGACGGTCGCCGGCTCGAAGCTCGTCGTGCTGCGCCTGCTCGGCGGCGCGGCCTATTTCGCCTACGGCCTGGAGCGGCTGGAGGAGGAGGCGCGCCGCTCCGGCGTCGCCCTGCTGGTGGTACCGGGCGACGACGGCTGGGACGAGGCGCTGGCGCGGCGCTCCAGCGTACCGGTCGAGGCGGCGCGCCGCTTCTGGCGCTACTGCGTCGAGGGCGGGGCGGAAAACCACGCCAACGCGCTGCGCCATGCCGCCCATCTGATCGGCCTTGGCGACGCGCCGCCGCCGCCCGCGCCGCTGCCGCGCGCCGGGCTCTACCTGCCCGGCCATGGGGCGCCCGGCCTCGACGACCTCGCCGCCACCTGGCGCGATCCGGCCCGGCCGCTGGCGGCGGTGGTGTTCTACCGCGCGCTCGTCCAGGGCGGCGAGACGGCGCCGGTCGACGCGCTGGTCGCCGCGCTCGACGCGGCCGGCGTCAACGCGCTGCCGGTGTTCGTCGCCTCGCTCAAGGAGGCCGAATCCGCCGCCGTGCTCGCCGGCCTCATGGCCGCCGCGCCGCCCGACGTGGTGCTCAACGCCACCGCCTTCGCCGTCGGCAAGGCGGGTGCCGTGCACGCGACCACGCCGCTCGACGCGCCGGGTCGGCCGGTGCTGCAGGTGGTGTTCTCGTCGTCCTCGCGCGAGGGCTGGGCGGACAGCGACCAGGGCCTGTCGGTGCGCGACCTCGCCATGCATGTCGTGCTGCCCGAGGTCGACGGCCGGCTCACCACCCGCGCCGTCTCCTTCAAGGAGGAGGGTGCCTTCGACCCGGCGACCCAGTCGGCGCCGATGCGCTTCGTCGGCGACGCCGGCCGCACGGCCTTCGTCGCCGAGTTCGCCGCCGCCTGGGCCCGGCTCGCGCGCACGCCGGCCGCCGGGCGCCGGGTCGCGCTGGTGCTCGCCAACTATCCCAACCGCGACGGGCGGCTCGCCAACGGCGTCGGCCTCGACACGCCGGCGTCCTGCGCCGCCCTGCTGACCGCGCTCGCCGCTGCCGGCTACGCGCTCGAGAGCGTGCCGGCGGACGGTGCCGCGTTGATGGCGCGTCTCGGGCAGGGGGTGACCAACGCGCTCGTCGGCCGCGACGCGCGGCGGCTCTGCGAGACCCTGCCGCTTGCCGACTATGCGGCCGCCTTCGACACCCTGCCTGAGGCGGTCCGGGATGCGGTCACGGCGCGCTGGGGCCGGCCCGAGGCCGATCCCCATGTCGCCGGCGGCGCCTTCCGCCTCGCGCTGCACCGCTTCGGCAACGCCGTGGTCGGCATCCAGCCGGCGCGCGGCTACAACATCGATCCCAAGGCGACCTACCACGATCCGGACCTGGTGCCGCCGCACCACTATTTCGCCTTCTACGTCTGGCTCAGGCGCGTGTTCGGTGCCCAGGCGGTCGTCCATCTCGGCAAGCACGGCAACCTCGAATGGCTGCCGGGCAAGGCGCTGGCGCTGAGCGAGACCTGCTATCCGGAGGCCGTGCTCGGCCCGCTGCCGAACGTCTATCCGTTCATCGTCAACGATCCGGGCGAGGGCGCCCAGGCCAAGCGACGCACGGCCGCCGTCATCGTCGATCACCTGACGCCGCCGCTGACGCGCGCCGAAAATCATGGCGTCGCCGGCGAACTGGAGACCCTGCTCGACGAATACTACCTTGCCGCCGGCGTCGACCCGCGCCGGCTCAAGGTGCTCACCCGCGACATCCTCGACCTTGCCGCCCGCGCCGGCCTCGACGCCGACATCGGCCTCGATGACGCCATGGACGAGGCGACGCGGCTCGCCCGGCTCGACGCCCATCTGTGCGATCTCAAGGAACTGCAGATCCGCGACGGCCTGCACATCCTGGGGCAGAGCCCGGACGGCGACCTGCTCGCCGACCTCCTCGTCGCGCTCGTGCGCGTGCCGCGCGGGTCGCGCCCCGGCGACGACAGCCTGCAGCGCGCCATCGCCCGCGATCTGGGGCTGGGCGGAGACGTTTCGAATTCAACCTCTCCATCGTCATCCCGGATCTCTTCTGACGCACCGTCCGGGATGCCGATGGAGAGCGCAATGTTCGACCCGCTCGACTGCGATTTTTCCGCACCCTGGAGCGGGCCGAAGCCTGACCTGCTGGCCGCGCTTTCCGCCGATCCCTGGCGCTCGGCCGGCGACACGGTGGAACGGATCGAGCTGTTGGCGCAGAAGCTGGTCTCTGGCGAGGCGAAGCCGGATGAACGCTGGAGCGCGACCCGGGCTGTCCTCGACGAGATCGAGACGCGCCTCAGGCCCGCCGTGCGCGCCTGCGGCCCGGCCGAGACGGCGGCCGTTCTCGCCGCGCTTGCCGGCCGCTTCGTCGCGCCCGGACCCTCCGGAGCGCCGACGCGCGGGCGGCCCGACGTGCTGCCGACGGGCCGCAACTTCTATTCCGTCGACGTGCGCGCGGTGCCGACCGAGACCGCCTGGCGTATCGGCGAGAAATCCGCCGCCCTCGTCGCCGAGCGCTATTTCCAGGAGGAGGGCGAGTGGCCGAAGGCGCTGGCGCTGACCTGCTGGGGCACCGCCAACATGCGCACCGGCGGCGACGACATCGCCCAGGCGCTGGCCCTGATCGGCGCCCGTCCGGTCTGGGAGCCGGGCTCCGGCCGCGTCACCGGCTTCGAGATCCTGCCGCTCGCCGCACTCGGCCGCCCGCGCATCGACGTGACGCTGCGCGTCTCCGGCTTCTTCCGCGACGCCTTCCCGCACCAGATCGACCTGTTCGACAGCGCGGTGCGTGCCGTCGCCGGCCTTAACGAGCCCGAGGCGGCCAATCCGATCGCCGCGCGCGTGCTCATGGATCGAATCAAGTTCGAGCGCCAGGACCTTGATGGTGAAGAGTCAGCCCGGCGCGCCGCCTTCCGCGTTTTCGGCTCCAAGCCGGGCGCGTATGGTGCCGGGCTGCAGGCGCTGATCGACGAGGGGCTGTGGGCCGAGCGCGCGGATTTCGCAGACGCCTTCCTCGCCTGGGGCGGCTACGCCTATGGCGGCGGCGCCGGCGGCGCGCAGGCCCGTGCCGACCTCGAGACGAGGCTAGCGGCCGTCGACGTCGTCCTGCATAACCAGGACAACCGCGAGCACGACCTGCTCGACAGCGACGACTACTACCAGTTCGAGGGCGGGCTCGCCGCCACCGTCGAGACGCTGAAGGGGGCGCCGCCGCGCGTCTACCACACCGACCATTCGCGGCCCGAGCGCCCCGTGGTGCGTGCGCTGTCGGAGGAGATCGGCCGCGTCGTGCGCGGCCGGGCGGCCAATCCGAAATGGATCGCCGGAGTCATGCGCCACGGCTACAAGGGCGCCTTCGAGATCGCCGCCACACTCGACTACCTGTTCGCCTTTGCGGCGACGACGCGCGCGGTCGGCGACCATCACTTCGACCAGCTGTTCGACGCCTACCTGGAGGACGCCGAGGTGCGCGCCTTCCTGCAGGCGGAAAACCCCGCCGCCTATGGCGAGATCCTGGCGCGCTTTTCCGAGGCGCTGCGGCGCGGGCTGTGGACGCCGCGCCGCAACAGCACCCATGCTAGACTGACCGACCTGATCGGCAAGACCGAGGACCCGACGTGA
- the cobO gene encoding cob(I)yrinic acid a,c-diamide adenosyltransferase produces the protein MSDKTGDLSQEELNARHAEKMRKKKAARDKIMATKTIEKGLVIVHTGKGKGKSTAGFGMVFRSLGHGHRVGVVQFVKGRIETGERLALERFSDLVTVKRMGEGFTWETQDRQRDIDAARAAWEAAKAMIRSGDYRLVLCDELNIVLRYDYLPVEEVVAFLKDEKPADVHVVITGRNARDELIEIADLVTEMEQVKHPFRSGVKPQEGIEF, from the coding sequence GTGAGCGACAAGACCGGCGACCTTTCGCAAGAGGAACTCAACGCCCGCCATGCGGAGAAGATGCGCAAGAAGAAGGCGGCGCGCGACAAGATCATGGCCACCAAGACCATCGAGAAGGGCCTGGTCATCGTCCACACCGGCAAGGGCAAGGGCAAGTCGACCGCCGGCTTCGGCATGGTGTTCCGCTCGCTCGGCCATGGCCACAGGGTCGGCGTGGTGCAGTTCGTCAAGGGCCGCATCGAAACCGGCGAACGGCTGGCGCTGGAGCGCTTCTCCGACCTGGTCACGGTCAAGCGCATGGGCGAGGGCTTCACCTGGGAGACCCAGGATCGCCAGCGCGACATCGACGCCGCCCGCGCCGCCTGGGAGGCGGCCAAGGCGATGATCCGCTCCGGCGACTACCGCCTGGTCCTGTGCGACGAACTCAACATCGTGCTGCGCTACGATTACCTGCCGGTCGAGGAGGTGGTTGCGTTCCTGAAGGACGAAAAGCCGGCCGACGTCCATGTCGTCATCACCGGCCGCAACGCCCGGGACGAGTTGATCGAGATCGCCGACCTCGTCACCGAGATGGAGCAGGTCAAGCACCCGTTCCGCTCCGGCGTGAAGCCGCAGGAAGGAATCGAGTTCTGA
- a CDS encoding cobyric acid synthase encodes MTAEGTRTPALMIQGTGSNVGKSLIVAGLARLFADRGLKVRPFKPQNMSNNAAVTADGGEIGRAQALQARACRLAPSVHMNPVLLKPETDTGAQVIVQGRRVATLRARDYGSRKAELLPKVLESFSEIESGADLVLVEGAGSPAEINLRAGDIANMGFAEAADLPVLLVGDIDRGGVIASLVGTHAVLEEAERRRIKAFLINRFRGEVALFDRGLAEIAARTGWTSAGVVPWFAEAARLPAEDALGLAEGQGSGPVKVAVPVLARIANFDDLNPLRQEEAVTLVLVQPGEALPGDADVVLLPGTKSTVGDLAFLRAQGWDIDLAAHRRRGGRILGLCGGYQMLGRTVSDPHGIEGPAGTVEGLGLLEVDTVLTPDKTLVEAHGLHRPTGVPVSGYEIHIGRTVGPDCARPLVDLDGRPDGALSADGRVAGTYLHGLFGSDAFRGAWLAGFGAASTLAYDAGTDAVLDRLAAHLQAAVDIDRVLDIARSR; translated from the coding sequence ATGACCGCTGAGGGTACGCGCACTCCCGCCCTGATGATCCAGGGCACCGGCTCCAACGTCGGCAAGAGCCTGATCGTGGCGGGCCTCGCCCGGCTGTTTGCCGATCGCGGGCTGAAGGTTCGCCCGTTCAAGCCGCAGAACATGTCGAACAACGCCGCGGTGACCGCCGACGGCGGCGAGATCGGCCGCGCCCAGGCGCTGCAGGCGCGCGCCTGCCGGCTGGCCCCGAGCGTGCACATGAACCCGGTGCTGCTGAAGCCCGAGACCGATACCGGCGCCCAGGTGATCGTCCAGGGCCGGCGCGTCGCGACGCTCAGGGCGCGCGACTACGGCAGCCGGAAAGCCGAACTCCTGCCGAAGGTTCTGGAGAGTTTTTCAGAAATCGAATCCGGCGCCGACCTGGTTCTGGTCGAAGGCGCCGGCAGCCCGGCGGAGATCAACCTGCGGGCCGGCGACATCGCCAACATGGGCTTCGCCGAGGCTGCCGATCTGCCGGTCCTGCTGGTCGGCGACATCGACCGCGGCGGCGTCATCGCCTCGCTGGTCGGTACCCACGCGGTGCTGGAGGAGGCCGAGCGCCGGCGCATCAAGGCGTTCCTGATCAACCGCTTCCGCGGCGAGGTCGCGCTGTTCGACCGGGGCCTCGCCGAGATCGCCGCGCGCACCGGCTGGACCTCCGCCGGCGTCGTGCCGTGGTTTGCCGAGGCCGCAAGATTGCCGGCGGAAGATGCCCTCGGCCTCGCCGAAGGCCAGGGATCGGGACCGGTCAAGGTCGCCGTGCCGGTCCTCGCGCGGATCGCCAATTTCGACGACCTCAACCCGTTACGCCAGGAAGAGGCGGTGACGCTCGTCCTCGTGCAGCCGGGCGAAGCGTTGCCGGGCGATGCCGACGTCGTGCTGCTGCCCGGCACCAAGTCGACCGTCGGCGACCTCGCCTTCCTGCGCGCCCAGGGCTGGGACATCGATCTTGCCGCCCATCGCCGGCGCGGCGGCCGCATCCTCGGCCTGTGCGGCGGCTACCAGATGCTCGGCCGCACGGTGTCCGACCCGCACGGCATCGAGGGGCCGGCGGGAACTGTCGAGGGTCTCGGGCTCCTCGAGGTCGACACGGTGCTGACGCCGGACAAGACCCTGGTCGAGGCGCATGGCCTGCACCGGCCGACCGGCGTGCCGGTGTCCGGCTACGAGATCCACATCGGCCGCACCGTCGGGCCCGACTGCGCCCGGCCGCTGGTCGACCTCGACGGCCGGCCCGACGGCGCACTCTCCGCCGACGGTCGCGTCGCCGGCACCTATCTGCACGGGTTGTTCGGGTCCGACGCCTTCCGCGGGGCCTGGCTTGCCGGCTTCGGCGCGGCCTCGACGCTTGCCTATGACGCCGGCACCGACGCCGTGCTCGACCGCCTCGCCGCCCATCTGCAGGCGGCGGTCGACATCGATCGCGTTCTGGACATCGCCCGAAGCCGGTGA
- a CDS encoding DUF938 domain-containing protein: MLPFSAAAENNKHPILAVLKDAFRSSRRVLEIASGTGQHAVHFAANLPPLTWQPSDLPEHLDALEQRIAETDLDNLLSPIELDAGDLPWPVPARDAPDAFDAIFTANSLHIMSWDHVQRFFAGVEEALADGGTLCVYGAFKYDGAFTTPSNEAFDASLRERDPLSGLRDFEAVDALARAAGLMLVADNSLPANNQLVTWRRG, translated from the coding sequence ATGCTGCCCTTCTCCGCTGCCGCAGAAAACAACAAGCACCCGATCCTCGCCGTCCTGAAGGACGCCTTCCGCTCCAGCCGGCGGGTCCTGGAAATCGCCAGCGGAACCGGCCAGCACGCCGTCCATTTCGCCGCCAACCTGCCGCCCCTGACCTGGCAGCCGAGCGATCTGCCCGAACATCTCGACGCGCTGGAACAGCGAATCGCGGAAACTGACCTCGACAACCTGCTGTCGCCGATCGAGCTCGATGCCGGCGACCTGCCCTGGCCGGTGCCGGCCCGCGACGCGCCCGACGCCTTCGACGCGATCTTCACCGCCAACAGCCTGCACATCATGTCCTGGGACCACGTGCAGCGCTTCTTCGCCGGCGTCGAGGAAGCACTCGCCGACGGCGGCACGCTGTGCGTCTACGGCGCCTTCAAGTACGACGGCGCCTTCACCACGCCGAGCAACGAGGCCTTCGACGCCAGCCTGCGCGAGCGCGATCCGCTGAGCGGGCTGCGCGACTTCGAGGCGGTCGACGCGCTCGCCCGCGCCGCCGGGCTGATGCTGGTCGCCGACAACAGCCTGCCGGCCAACAACCAGCTGGTGACCTGGCGCCGCGGCTGA